CGACAGACGACGCAGACGCGCTCATCGACCTCTACGGCGACCTGTTCTCCATGCCTGCCGTCCACGAAGAGGAGTTCGGCGGCCTCCGCGTCGTCTTTCTCGACTGCGGAAACGGCTACTTCGAGTTGTTAGAGCCAATCGAGGACGGGACCGTTTCACGGTATCTCGAAAACAACGGGCCGGGTATCCACCACCTCGCGGTGGCGACCGACGACATCGAGGCCGCCCTCGACCACGCCCGCGACATGGGCATCGAACTCATCGACGAGGAACCGCGCCCCGGCGCGTGGGGTCACGACGTGGCGTTCCTCCACCCCAAATCGACAGGCGGCATCCTCATGGAGTTCGTCCAGCACTGATGGCCGCCGTGAAAGCCCTCGGCGAAATCGCGTTCCGTACGGAGTCCATAGACGAGATGGCCGACTTCTACGAGAACGTGGTCGGCCTCTCCGTCCTCGAACGCGGCGACACCGC
This sequence is a window from Haladaptatus sp. QDMS2. Protein-coding genes within it:
- the mce gene encoding methylmalonyl-CoA epimerase, which gives rise to MEFDHAGIATDDADALIDLYGDLFSMPAVHEEEFGGLRVVFLDCGNGYFELLEPIEDGTVSRYLENNGPGIHHLAVATDDIEAALDHARDMGIELIDEEPRPGAWGHDVAFLHPKSTGGILMEFVQH